The Streptococcus equi subsp. equi nucleotide sequence TCTCTAAACAGGAATCAATCCCTGCTTCTTCAGGTCTGCAAGAGCCAGAAGGAGAAGTAGTTGACAGTCCTCTTGTTGGTGTGGCCTATCTTGCTGCCGGTCCTGACAAGCCTCCATTTGTTACTGTTGGTGATAGCGTTAAAAAGGGACAGACATTGTTAATTGTTGAGGCGATGAAGGTCATGAACGAGATTCCTGCTCCTTGCGACGGTATCGTGACAGAGATTTTAGTGGCCAATGAGGACGTGGTTGAGTTT carries:
- the accB gene encoding acetyl-CoA carboxylase biotin carboxyl carrier protein subunit — encoded protein: MNIQEIKDLMAQFDASSLREFSFKSSDGELLFSKNEHRPMAAPAPEPVTLHQEVAPISLTQEIVSKQESIPASSGLQEPEGEVVDSPLVGVAYLAAGPDKPPFVTVGDSVKKGQTLLIVEAMKVMNEIPAPCDGIVTEILVANEDVVEFGQGLVRIK